One Heyndrickxia oleronia genomic window, TTAGGAATTCGAGCAAAGACATAATCGAAAAACTCCTTCTGTGGTTTTTGGAAACCAATTTCGTCTGATACGAATATTTCCTTAAAAAAAGGATATAAACCAGAATCTTTTAAACGTTTGTGTTGTGTTTCTGAGTCCCCATTCGTGACAATATACAAATCAAAATGATTATGCAAATGATTAATTAATTCAAAGGCTCCATCAACTAACTGATGTCCTTCTCTAAGGTATTTGCGATATTTGCTTTCCAATAATGCCCCATCAACTTCACGCCCGTATTCTTTAAATAGTCGTGAATGGCGGGTATTCATTACAGTATCACGATCAATTTTGCCCTCCTCGAATAAACGCCAAAGACTTTGATTGATTTTTTTATATTGATCTTTAACTTCAATAGTTAAAGGAAAATCTTGATCTTTAAAGAGCAACCGTAATGCTTCCTCTTCAGCTGCACTAAAATCTAATAAAGTATTATCCACATCAAATAATAAAGTCTGATATTTTCTCATCATTACTTCTCCATTTCTATGTTGATATAGTCACCTTAGCTGCAATAAATACTTAATCTATTTTATTATACATTAGATTTCAGATGGGGTCAGACCCCCACTTCTTTAAAGCGGTGAAGTGGTGGGGGTCTGACCCCCTATCTAAAGTCATGTTTAAATTCCTTTAAATAGTAATTTTGTAATATTTACAATATTTTTACAAAAATGTATGATTATTTTGCGTGTTATTCTGGTTTTTTAAGGGGGAGGTAGGGAATACACAGGAAGTTTTGTTAGAACGGCAAGAAAGCCTACAATACGAGGAGGAATTTTAATGAAAAAAATTTTATTATCAAGTATTTTGGCTGTTGGTCTTGTAGTATCTTCTGTTCCAAGTGTATTTGCCGCAAGTGATGATATACCCTACTTAAACGATATCTTACAAATGCAGCCAGATGTTACTTCTGATGAGTTATTAGCTGATGTAGAATCTATTGCAAAAGAAACAGGAAATTCGCAGGAAGAAATTTTAGAACAAATTTATCAGGAACTTAAAAATGATGCTGATTTGGCGGAAAATGAAAATCGATTAAGTGGTGGTAGTGGTGGAACGGTAGCTGTAGGTACGAGTACGAAGGGGAATTTTTTCTATACAGATTCACAAACGGCTTATTTAAATCATGGTCATGTTGGATTGTATTATGCTAGCAGTACTATTGTTGAATCTGTACCGAGTGCTGGAGTTCGTAAAATATCTACTTCTAATCGCCTAGTGGATAAAGGTGGAGCTTGTGTAAAATCGGTCACTACTTCTACTGCTAATCGGAATGGTGCAGCGAATTGGGCTTATAGTCAGATAGGACAGAAATATTCTTATAACTTTGCTACTAATCGGTCAACCGGTCATAATGGAGCGAAAAACTGCTCTAAATTAATTTGGTCTGCATATAAATTAAATGGAAACTTAGATCTAGACAAGGATAAGGGATTAGGAGTGTACCCTCGAG contains:
- a CDS encoding YjjG family noncanonical pyrimidine nucleotidase, translating into MRKYQTLLFDVDNTLLDFSAAEEEALRLLFKDQDFPLTIEVKDQYKKINQSLWRLFEEGKIDRDTVMNTRHSRLFKEYGREVDGALLESKYRKYLREGHQLVDGAFELINHLHNHFDLYIVTNGDSETQHKRLKDSGLYPFFKEIFVSDEIGFQKPQKEFFDYVFARIPNFSVEKGIIIGDSLSADIKGGYLSGIDSCWINPEILPNDTNIIPTYQIQKLDELYHILTV
- a CDS encoding YiiX/YebB-like N1pC/P60 family cysteine hydrolase produces the protein MKKILLSSILAVGLVVSSVPSVFAASDDIPYLNDILQMQPDVTSDELLADVESIAKETGNSQEEILEQIYQELKNDADLAENENRLSGGSGGTVAVGTSTKGNFFYTDSQTAYLNHGHVGLYYASSTIVESVPSAGVRKISTSNRLVDKGGACVKSVTTSTANRNGAANWAYSQIGQKYSYNFATNRSTGHNGAKNCSKLIWSAYKLNGNLDLDKDKGLGVYPRDVRDAPGTKLVRNI